A window of Juglans regia cultivar Chandler chromosome 7, Walnut 2.0, whole genome shotgun sequence contains these coding sequences:
- the LOC108987655 gene encoding uncharacterized protein LOC108987655, with translation MEDTLEHSDDSSSTHSHINTNTLPASRFLNLGDPGNPFRLDNGDNPTVILVTDLLTTDNYATWSRAMRLALRAKNQLGFISGAIPQPIDPEDPLLELWERCNDMVVSWIQNSISPSIKSSVVFVDDAREIWLDLQDCFSQQNGPRIFQLKKTLSSLLQDNDSVSIYYGKLKTLWDERSIYDPIPACNCGSMKTLLDRYQRLCISISYGFV, from the coding sequence atggAAGACACACTGGAACATTCCGATGATTCTTCTTCTACCCATTCACACATAAACACAAACACCTTACCTGCATCCCGATTTCTGAATCTTGGTGACCCTGGCAATCCCTTCCGTTTGGACAATGGTGACAATCCTACCGTTATCCTCGTGACTGATTTACTCACCACAGACAACTATGCGACTTGGTCCCGTGCTATGCGACTGGCACTCCGTGCGAAAAACCAACTGGGTTTTATCTCTGGCGCCATCCCTCAACCTATCGATCCAGAGGATCCTCTTCTTGAGCTATGGGAACGCTGCAACGACATGGTCGTCTCATGGATCCAGAACTCCATTAGTCCCTCCATAAAATCCAGCGTTGTTTTTGTCGATGATGCTCGGGAAATTTGGCTCGATCTTCAGGATTGTTTCTCTCAACAAAACGGGCCTCGGATCTTCCAGCTTAAGAAAACACTTTCCAGCCTTCTTCAAGACAATGATTCAGTCAGTATTTACTACGGTAAGCTGAAAACTCTTTGGGATGAACGTTCCATTTATGATCCAATTCCTGCTTGTAACTGTGGTTCTATGAAAACCCTTTTGGATCGTTACCAAAGATTGTgtatttcaatttcttatgGGTTTGTGTGA